CCATGGCCCTGAAGACCGCCAGCGTTAAACCGGGCAGCGTATTGATCGGTGGGGTTGACGGCACGCCGGACGGGTTGAACGCGATCACCCGGGGCGAGATGACGGTGTCGGTGTTCCAGGACGCCAACGGCCAGGCCGTGGGTTCGGTGGAAGCGGCGCGCAAGATGGCGAAGCACGAGGCCGTCGAGCAGAACGTGGTGATCCCGTTCAAGCTGATCACGCCAGACAACGTCAAAGACTTCAAGTAGCCCTTAATAACAACAATAAACCGGCAGGGCGGCCACGGCGGCCCTGCTGACGGAGTACCCGATATGTTTGCTCAAGCGACTGCTTCGCAAGCCCCGCTGCCGGGCCCGCAACCCGACGGGCTGACCGAGCCCTACCTGCTGGAAATTTCCAACATCAGCAAAGGCTTTCCCGGCGTCGTGGCCCTGGCCGATGTGCAGCTGCGGGTGCGCCCCGGCTCGGTGCTGGCGCTGATGGGCGAGAACGGCGCGGGCAAGTCGACGCTGATGAAGATCATTGCCGGCATCTATCAACCCGACGCCGGTGAAATCCGCCTGCGTGGCAAGCCGATCAAATTCGAAACGCCGTTGGCCGCGCTGCAAGCCGGCATCGCGATGATCCACCAGGAACTCAACCTGATGCCGCACATGAGCATCGCCGAGAACATCTGGATCGGCCGCGAACAGCTCAACGGCCTGCACATGGTCAACCACCGGGAAATGCACCGCTGCACCGCCGAGCTGCTGGCCCGGCTGCGGATCAACCTCGACCCGGAAGAGCACGTCGGCAACCTGAGCATTGCCGAGCGGCAGATGGTCGAGATTGCCAAGGCGGTGTCCTATGACTCCGACATCCTGATTATGGATGAACCGACTTCAGCCATTACCGACAAGGAAGTGGCTCACCTGTTTTCGATCATTGCCGACCTCAAGTCCCAGGGCAAAGGCATCATTTACATCACCCATAAAATGAACGAAGTGTTCTCCATCGCCGACGAAGTGGCGGTGTTCCGCGACGGTGCCTATATAGGGCTGCAGCGGGCCGACAGCATGAACAGCGACAGCTTGATCTCGATGATGGTGGGGCGTGAGTTGAGCCAGCTGTTCCCGGTGCGCGATAAACCTATCGGTAATTTGCTGCTGTCGGTGCGCGACCTGCGCCTGGACGGGGTGTTCCAGGGCGTGTCGTTTGACCTGCACGCCGGGGAGATTCTCGGCATTGCCGGCTTGATGGGCTCGGGCCGTACCAACGTGGCCGAAACCATCTTTGGCATCACCCCAAGCTCCGGCGGCGAGATCCAGCTGGACGGCAAGACCGTACGCATCACTGATCCGCACATGGCCATCGAGAAGGGTTTTGCGCTGTTGACCGAAGACCGCAAGCTCAGTGGTCTGTTCCCGTGCCTGTCGGTGCTCGAAAACATGGAAATGGCCGTGCTGCCGCATTACTCCGGCAACGGCTTTATCCAGCAAAAAGCCCTGCGTGCCCTGTGCGAAGACATGTGCACCAAGCTGCGGGTGAAAACCCCGTCGCTGGAGCAATGCATCGACACCTTGTCCGGTGGCAACCAGCAAAAAGCCTTGCTGGCGCGCTGGCTGATGACCAACCCGCGGCTGTTGATCCTCGACGAACCCACCCGCGGCATCGACGTGGGCGCCAAGGCCGAGATCTACCGGCTGATTTCCTACCTGGCCAGCGAAGGCATGGCCGTGATCATGATTTCTTCGGAGCTGCCGGAGGTGCTGGGCATGAGCGACCGGGTGATGGTGATGCACGAAGGCGACCTGATGGGCACCCTGGACCGCAGCGATGCGACCCAGGAAAAAGTCATGCAACTGGCTTCCGGTATGACGGCGGTCCACTAACGAACAGACGGCGCCGGCCCGTTGTGGCCGGCGCGACGCGATAAAAAAAGGTGAGTGGTTATGAACGCGATACTGGAAAGCAAACCCGAGGAAAAGAAGCCTGTCACCGCGCCGGTCAAGCACCGTCGACGCATCCCCACCGAACTGAGCATCCTGCTGGTGCTGATCGGCATTGGCCTGGTGTTTGAGTTGTTCGGC
This genomic window from Pseudomonas sp. Bout1 contains:
- a CDS encoding sugar ABC transporter ATP-binding protein; the encoded protein is MFAQATASQAPLPGPQPDGLTEPYLLEISNISKGFPGVVALADVQLRVRPGSVLALMGENGAGKSTLMKIIAGIYQPDAGEIRLRGKPIKFETPLAALQAGIAMIHQELNLMPHMSIAENIWIGREQLNGLHMVNHREMHRCTAELLARLRINLDPEEHVGNLSIAERQMVEIAKAVSYDSDILIMDEPTSAITDKEVAHLFSIIADLKSQGKGIIYITHKMNEVFSIADEVAVFRDGAYIGLQRADSMNSDSLISMMVGRELSQLFPVRDKPIGNLLLSVRDLRLDGVFQGVSFDLHAGEILGIAGLMGSGRTNVAETIFGITPSSGGEIQLDGKTVRITDPHMAIEKGFALLTEDRKLSGLFPCLSVLENMEMAVLPHYSGNGFIQQKALRALCEDMCTKLRVKTPSLEQCIDTLSGGNQQKALLARWLMTNPRLLILDEPTRGIDVGAKAEIYRLISYLASEGMAVIMISSELPEVLGMSDRVMVMHEGDLMGTLDRSDATQEKVMQLASGMTAVH